From the genome of Vigna angularis cultivar LongXiaoDou No.4 chromosome 11, ASM1680809v1, whole genome shotgun sequence, one region includes:
- the LOC108333118 gene encoding uncharacterized protein LOC108333118: MAAEVSSLIRVMGGGYKEEQHRTVGNESHGEKSTALITRDLLGGSSIESQELDLDLQVPSGWEKRLDLQSGKVYLQKCNTTTIGSPPVSDQKLNAKSAGPKLQDLNFPSSSSSSNVLLNLFDESSLDLKLVSSSLPSSNYQSVCTLDKVKSALERAEKEPIIKKRTSFLKPTLSASSPSYSSSSSSIRENTQEEDSEEKLASSPMAAGCPGCLSYVMIMKNNPKCPRCNSLVPIPSMKKPRIDLNISI; the protein is encoded by the exons ATGGCTGCTGAAGTTAGCTCTCTGATTCGGGTCATGGGTGGTGGCTACAAAGAGGAGCAACATCGAACCGTCGGAAACGAATCACACGGTGAGAAATCAACGGCTCTGATTACCCGCGACCTTCTTGGTGGGTCCTCAATTGAATCCCAGGAATTGGACCTCGATTTGCAGGTTCCTTCTGGCTGGGAAAAACGCCTTGACCTTCAG TCAGGGAAAGTGTATCTTCAGAAGTGCAACACCACCACAATAGGGTCTCCACCAGTATCTGATCAGAAACTCAATGCAAAGTCAGCAGGGCCAAAGCTTCAGGACCTAAATTtcccatcttcatcttcatcatccaaTGTTCTATTGAACCTCTTTGATGAATCAAGCTTGGACTTGAAACTTGTTTCATCCTCATTGCCCTCAAGCAACTACCAAAGTGTGTGCACCCTTGACAAGGTTAAGTCTGCACTGGAGAGGGCAGAGAAAGAGCCTATTATCAAGAAACGCACTTCATTTTTGAAGCCAACACTCTCAGCATCATCACCCTCTTATTCGTCATCCTCTTCTTCAATCAGGGAAAACACTCAAGAGGAAGATAGTGAAGAGAAGCTGGCTTCTTCTCCGATGGCTGCAGGGTGCCCTGGTTGTCTATCATATGTGATGATCATGAAGAACAATCCTAAGTGTCCTAGGTGCAACTCTCTTGTTCCTATTCCATCCATGAAAAAACCTAGGATTGATCTCAATATATCAATCTAA